A window of Formosa sp. Hel1_31_208 contains these coding sequences:
- a CDS encoding START-like domain-containing protein, whose protein sequence is MEDRVKIEMEFVIHASPQLLYQYISTPSGLSEWFADNVNSRGELFTFIWDGSEEKAKLLSKKSGERVKFRWMTDDEDGASYYFEIRIQVDEITKDVSIIVTDYAEDDEVDESKMLWDNQISSLKQVLGSA, encoded by the coding sequence ATGGAAGACAGAGTTAAAATTGAGATGGAGTTCGTTATTCATGCTTCACCACAACTTTTATATCAATATATATCAACACCTTCTGGGTTATCAGAGTGGTTTGCAGATAATGTAAATTCACGAGGAGAGCTATTTACGTTTATATGGGATGGCAGTGAAGAGAAAGCCAAATTATTAAGCAAGAAAAGTGGAGAACGTGTTAAGTTTAGATGGATGACTGATGATGAAGATGGGGCCTCTTATTATTTTGAAATTCGTATTCAAGTAGATGAAATCACCAAAGATGTGTCTATTATTGTAACAGATTATGCAGAGGATGATGAAGTAGATGAATCAAAGATGCTTTGGGATAATCAAATATCATCTTTGAAACAAGTTTTAGGATCGGCTTAA